From a single Micromonospora sp. WMMD1102 genomic region:
- a CDS encoding DUF1800 domain-containing protein, giving the protein MVDRDDVVHLLRRATFGPTAAEVEAAGRTGAAATLDRLLSPVGSDPGAAATPVPDLGTDPYAAITKESSREQRQQARKERAEQVRVLVEWWLDRMVAAEHQLTEKLVFFWHGHWATSVRKVRSAQLMLGQLDTFRRYGRGPFEALVLAMVRDPALILWLDGQKNTRTAPNENLARELMELFTLGIGQYTEADVKAGARALTGWQVDRRTGAARFVRRRHDPAEKTILGRTAAFDAEEYARLLAGRPEAGAFVAARLWARFAGTDVPTLDAAAGSTGELLRALLRRPEFGQTRGGLVKQPVEWAVGAMRQLGIRPGRLAEQQRRELTNRLAGMDQVPLRPPSVGGWPAGPAWLTTSSLQSRMRLAALLAGAAAPEVTRRLAGTARTERPEALARLLVVDRWTPRTLAALTPMADDPRRLLVAGLVSPEYTVS; this is encoded by the coding sequence ATGGTCGATCGGGACGACGTCGTACATCTGCTGCGCCGCGCCACCTTCGGGCCGACCGCCGCCGAGGTGGAGGCGGCCGGACGTACCGGGGCGGCGGCCACACTGGACCGGCTGCTCAGCCCGGTCGGGTCGGACCCCGGCGCGGCGGCCACCCCGGTGCCGGACCTCGGCACCGACCCCTACGCCGCGATCACCAAGGAGTCCAGCCGGGAGCAGCGGCAGCAGGCCCGCAAGGAACGGGCCGAGCAGGTGCGCGTGCTGGTCGAGTGGTGGCTGGACCGGATGGTCGCCGCCGAGCACCAGCTCACCGAGAAGCTGGTCTTCTTCTGGCACGGGCACTGGGCGACGAGCGTCCGCAAGGTGCGCTCCGCCCAGCTCATGCTCGGACAGCTTGACACCTTCCGGCGGTACGGCCGGGGGCCGTTCGAGGCCCTGGTCCTGGCGATGGTCCGGGATCCGGCGCTGATCCTCTGGCTGGACGGGCAGAAGAACACCCGCACCGCCCCGAACGAGAACCTGGCCCGGGAGCTGATGGAGCTGTTCACTCTCGGCATCGGGCAGTACACCGAGGCGGACGTGAAGGCGGGGGCGCGGGCGCTGACCGGATGGCAGGTGGACCGGCGTACCGGCGCGGCGCGGTTCGTCCGGCGCCGGCACGATCCGGCCGAGAAGACGATCCTGGGCCGGACGGCGGCGTTCGACGCCGAGGAGTACGCCCGGCTGCTGGCCGGCCGGCCCGAGGCCGGCGCTTTCGTCGCGGCCCGGCTCTGGGCCCGGTTCGCCGGCACCGACGTGCCGACGCTGGACGCTGCTGCCGGCAGCACCGGCGAGCTGCTCCGGGCGCTGTTGCGCCGGCCGGAGTTCGGGCAGACCCGGGGTGGCCTGGTGAAGCAGCCGGTGGAGTGGGCGGTCGGTGCGATGCGCCAGCTCGGCATCCGGCCAGGCCGGCTCGCCGAGCAGCAGCGCCGGGAGCTGACCAACCGGCTGGCCGGGATGGACCAGGTGCCGCTGCGACCGCCGAGCGTCGGCGGCTGGCCGGCCGGACCGGCCTGGTTGACGACCTCGTCGTTGCAGTCCCGGATGCGGCTGGCCGCGCTGCTGGCCGGGGCGGCGGCTCCGGAGGTGACCCGGCGGCTCGCCGGCACCGCCCGCACGGAGCGGCCGGAGGCGCTGGCCCGGCTGCTGGTGGTGGACCGGTGGACGCCCCGGACCCTGGCCGCCCTGACCCCGATGGCCGACGACCCACGCCGGCTGCTGGTCGCCGGGCTGGTCAGCCCCGAGTACACCGTCAGCTGA
- a CDS encoding enoyl-CoA hydratase-related protein gives MRQSAGPQGEVERNPAPEPLLIDRSDAVVTLTLNRPAAMNSLDVALKEALRDTLAELEHDRSCRAVVLAGAGSAFCAGQDLREHAATLTAGSADPLGTVRVHYNPIAARLASLPKPVIAAVRGMAAGAGASLAFLADFRIGGPGTSFLLAFAKVGLAADTGASWSLPRLVGHAKAVELLMLAEPVPADEAYRLGLLNRLVDDERVLDTAQELAARLAAGPTVAYGAIKRQLSVGDAGTLSEALAAEAQAQAICGATNDHRAATAAFVAKQRPTFDGR, from the coding sequence CTGCGGCAGTCCGCCGGACCGCAGGGGGAGGTTGAGCGGAATCCGGCGCCCGAGCCGTTGCTGATCGACCGCTCCGACGCCGTGGTCACGCTGACCCTCAACCGGCCGGCCGCGATGAACTCGCTGGACGTGGCGCTGAAGGAGGCACTGCGGGACACCCTGGCCGAGCTGGAGCACGACCGCTCCTGCCGCGCGGTGGTGCTCGCGGGCGCCGGCTCGGCCTTCTGCGCCGGCCAGGACCTGCGGGAACACGCCGCCACGCTGACCGCGGGCAGCGCCGACCCGCTCGGCACGGTCCGGGTGCACTACAACCCGATCGCCGCCCGGCTGGCCAGCCTGCCCAAGCCGGTGATCGCGGCGGTACGCGGCATGGCGGCCGGCGCCGGAGCCTCGCTCGCCTTCCTCGCCGACTTCCGGATCGGCGGCCCCGGCACGAGTTTCCTGCTCGCCTTCGCCAAGGTCGGGCTGGCCGCCGACACCGGCGCGTCCTGGTCGCTGCCCCGGCTCGTCGGGCACGCCAAGGCGGTGGAGCTGCTGATGCTCGCCGAACCGGTACCCGCCGACGAGGCGTACCGGCTCGGGCTGCTGAACCGGCTGGTCGACGACGAGCGGGTGTTGGACACCGCGCAGGAGCTGGCCGCCCGACTGGCCGCCGGACCGACGGTGGCGTACGGGGCGATCAAGCGACAGCTCTCGGTCGGCGACGCCGGCACCCTCTCCGAGGCGCTGGCCGCCGAGGCACAGGCACAGGCGATCTGCGGCGCCACCAACGACCACCGGGCCGCCACCGCCGCGTTCGTGGCGAAGCAACGGCCGACCTTCGACGGCCGCTGA
- a CDS encoding DUF3117 domain-containing protein, whose amino-acid sequence MAAMKPRTGDGPLEVTKEGRGIVMRVPLEGGGRLVVEMTPDEANALGDALKAAAG is encoded by the coding sequence ATGGCGGCGATGAAGCCGCGGACGGGCGACGGTCCGCTGGAAGTCACCAAGGAGGGCCGGGGCATCGTCATGCGGGTTCCGCTGGAGGGTGGTGGCCGGCTCGTCGTCGAGATGACTCCCGACGAGGCCAACGCGCTCGGTGACGCGCTGAAGGCCGCCGCCGGCTAA
- a CDS encoding leucyl aminopeptidase family protein, producing the protein MAAPERSAEGAEPVGRLVPISLALPDGLAAEAGALLSYLDQPGRAGALHRSIRPAGEPSRLLLAGVGAGDEAGWRSAGAAVVRAATRESSITIAIPVDVDPGVVRGLAEGIWLASYRFRMPGADPAAADPPALTEVLLAVADPEPYRAALETARVVAEATRFARDLTNMPSSVKSPAWFADRVVEAAAGRAGLTVEVREPDRLAAEGFGGILAVGGGSAQGPRLVELSWRPEGAQRHVVLVGKGITFDTGGISIKVREGMKLMRKDMGGAAAVVAAVLGAAALGLPVRVTALAPLAENMVSGSAYRPGDVVRHYNGLTSESTNTDAEGRLVLADALGYAVRRLAPDLLVDLATLTGANAVALGKRTAALYSDADELAEEVLAAAEAAGERAWRMPLVADYADYLGSEIADLYSAPDQGAGSVTAALYLREFAGELRDRWVHVDMSAPSWADGNDGELVKGATGWGVRTLLRWLAEPR; encoded by the coding sequence GTGGCGGCACCGGAGCGGTCCGCCGAGGGTGCCGAGCCGGTCGGCCGGCTGGTGCCGATCTCGCTCGCGCTGCCAGACGGGCTGGCCGCCGAGGCGGGCGCGCTGCTGAGCTACCTCGACCAACCCGGGCGGGCGGGCGCGCTGCACCGGTCGATCCGGCCGGCCGGCGAGCCGAGCCGGCTGCTGCTGGCCGGTGTGGGTGCCGGCGACGAGGCGGGCTGGCGGTCCGCCGGGGCGGCCGTGGTCCGGGCGGCCACACGTGAGAGTTCGATCACGATAGCGATCCCGGTCGATGTCGATCCGGGGGTGGTGCGCGGGCTCGCCGAGGGGATCTGGCTGGCGTCGTACCGGTTCCGGATGCCCGGCGCCGATCCGGCCGCCGCCGACCCACCCGCGCTGACCGAGGTGCTGCTCGCGGTCGCCGACCCCGAGCCCTACCGGGCGGCCCTGGAGACCGCCCGGGTGGTCGCCGAGGCGACCCGGTTCGCCCGGGACCTGACCAACATGCCGTCCTCGGTGAAGAGCCCGGCCTGGTTCGCCGACCGGGTGGTCGAGGCGGCCGCCGGGCGGGCCGGGCTGACCGTCGAGGTACGCGAGCCGGACCGGCTCGCCGCCGAGGGGTTCGGCGGGATCCTCGCCGTCGGCGGGGGATCGGCGCAGGGACCCCGGCTGGTCGAGCTGAGCTGGCGACCCGAGGGCGCGCAGCGGCACGTGGTACTCGTCGGCAAGGGGATCACCTTCGACACCGGCGGCATCTCGATCAAGGTGCGCGAGGGCATGAAGCTGATGCGCAAGGACATGGGCGGGGCCGCGGCCGTGGTCGCCGCCGTCCTCGGCGCCGCCGCGCTCGGGCTGCCGGTCCGGGTCACCGCGCTCGCCCCGCTCGCCGAGAACATGGTCAGCGGCTCGGCGTACCGGCCGGGTGACGTGGTACGGCACTACAACGGTCTGACCAGCGAGAGCACCAACACCGACGCCGAGGGCCGGCTGGTACTCGCCGACGCCCTCGGCTACGCCGTACGCCGGCTCGCACCGGACCTGCTGGTCGACCTCGCCACGCTGACCGGGGCCAACGCGGTCGCGCTCGGCAAGCGGACCGCCGCCCTATACAGCGACGCCGACGAGCTGGCCGAGGAGGTGCTGGCAGCCGCCGAGGCGGCCGGCGAGCGGGCCTGGCGGATGCCGCTGGTGGCCGACTACGCCGACTACCTCGGCAGCGAGATCGCCGACCTGTACAGCGCCCCGGACCAGGGTGCCGGGTCGGTCACCGCCGCGCTCTACCTCCGCGAGTTCGCCGGTGAGCTGCGCGACCGCTGGGTGCACGTGGACATGTCGGCGCCGTCCTGGGCCGACGGCAACGACGGCGAACTGGTCAAGGGCGCGACCGGTTGGGGCGTACGCACCCTGCTGCGCTGGCTCGCCGAGCCGCGATAG